One genomic region from Erythrobacter mangrovi encodes:
- a CDS encoding leucine-rich repeat domain-containing protein: MNHDEFYRIWFHTRRPDCKLYLRGSEVPKSVSYAYVGRERSSHRGIKNQTQLRELSALSVSQDFLDEIGHLRELEYLEIPKFFTAKDLGPLLNLQKLRILKISSPHRITDLTPILELRSLERLFIENASKMTDLEWLRPLKTQLKVLGVEGSMWTRQEIPSLSPLDGFGLEALFLTSTRLGDKSLAPLRSMHSLRYLGTALNAPRSEFRALQKALPDLECNAFHDSAWEA, from the coding sequence ATGAACCATGACGAGTTTTACCGGATCTGGTTCCATACCCGAAGGCCGGATTGCAAACTCTACCTCCGCGGTTCGGAAGTGCCGAAGTCCGTTTCATACGCTTATGTGGGACGCGAGAGATCGTCCCACAGAGGTATCAAGAACCAAACACAGCTAAGGGAGCTCTCCGCACTTAGCGTTAGCCAGGATTTCCTTGATGAAATTGGGCATTTACGCGAGCTTGAGTATCTGGAGATTCCAAAATTCTTCACGGCAAAGGATTTGGGGCCCCTCCTGAATCTTCAGAAACTGAGAATCCTGAAGATTAGTTCGCCGCACAGAATTACCGATCTTACGCCCATCCTGGAGCTTCGTAGCCTCGAAAGGCTTTTTATCGAGAACGCGTCGAAGATGACGGACCTCGAATGGTTGCGACCTCTCAAAACCCAGCTGAAGGTGCTGGGTGTTGAAGGCAGCATGTGGACGAGACAAGAGATTCCGAGCTTGTCTCCCCTTGATGGATTTGGATTGGAGGCCCTTTTTCTCACCAGCACAAGGCTAGGAGATAAGAGCTTGGCGCCACTGAGATCCATGCATAGCCTTAGGTACTTGGGTACGGCGCTGAACGCACCGCGATCCGAGTTTAGAGCGCTGCAAAAGGCTCTGCCTGACCTCGAATGCAATGCCTTCCATGACAGCGCATGGGAAGCATAG
- a CDS encoding DNA recombination protein RmuC gives MTAILLIFLALVLGGALGWFVGSRPVADWKARHGEADAGAKAAEEKLARMVPELATMSERAARADALAAQLDAAREENSAFRAERAGFEEQKRLLEESRANLLKEFENTGAKVLSAAQERLVAAAAERLGHSEKASEEKLRALLEPVGARLKAYEEQVGALEAKRVDAFGQLTGLIESMKAGQEEVRREAQRLGNSLTNAPKARGRWGERALQNVLEQCGLSEHTDFELERSMDTEEGRLRPDAIVHVPGQKKLVIDAKVSLNAYQAAFEADDEGERKRHLDLHAKAMRGHVQTLGTKGYQSQFDEAPDYVVMFVPGEHFVAAALEADPELWDFAFRNKVLLATPTNLVAIARTVAQVWRQDTIAREAIEIGKAGAELYDRLAVAAEHLKRVGGGLETAVNNYNKFVGSFERNVLTSGRRLADKGIEIGKREIEEIPLVENAPRYTGNDLLDDGSKEVAE, from the coding sequence ATCACTGCAATTCTCCTGATTTTCCTCGCGCTTGTCCTAGGCGGCGCGCTGGGTTGGTTCGTCGGTTCGCGTCCCGTGGCCGATTGGAAGGCGCGGCATGGCGAAGCCGACGCCGGGGCCAAAGCGGCGGAAGAGAAGCTCGCCCGCATGGTGCCGGAGCTTGCGACCATGTCCGAACGCGCGGCGCGGGCCGATGCGCTGGCTGCGCAGCTCGACGCGGCGCGCGAGGAGAATTCCGCATTCCGCGCCGAACGTGCCGGGTTCGAGGAGCAGAAGCGCCTGCTCGAGGAAAGCCGCGCCAACCTGCTCAAGGAATTCGAGAATACCGGCGCCAAGGTGCTCTCGGCCGCGCAGGAGCGGCTGGTCGCCGCCGCCGCCGAACGGCTGGGCCATTCGGAAAAGGCGAGCGAGGAAAAGCTGCGCGCATTGCTCGAACCGGTCGGCGCGCGGCTCAAGGCCTATGAGGAACAGGTCGGCGCGCTTGAGGCGAAACGCGTCGATGCCTTTGGCCAGCTTACCGGGCTGATCGAGTCGATGAAGGCGGGGCAGGAAGAGGTCCGGCGCGAGGCGCAGCGGCTGGGCAATTCGCTGACCAATGCCCCCAAGGCGCGCGGGCGCTGGGGCGAACGGGCGCTGCAGAACGTGCTCGAACAATGCGGTCTTTCCGAGCACACCGATTTCGAACTCGAGCGCTCGATGGATACCGAGGAAGGCCGGTTGCGTCCCGATGCGATCGTCCACGTACCCGGACAGAAGAAGCTGGTGATCGACGCCAAGGTCTCGCTCAACGCCTACCAGGCCGCGTTCGAGGCCGATGACGAGGGCGAGCGCAAGCGTCACCTCGATCTCCACGCCAAGGCCATGCGCGGGCATGTCCAGACGCTCGGCACCAAGGGGTACCAGAGCCAGTTCGACGAGGCGCCCGATTATGTCGTGATGTTCGTCCCCGGCGAACATTTCGTCGCTGCCGCGCTGGAGGCCGATCCCGAACTGTGGGACTTCGCCTTCCGCAACAAGGTGCTGCTGGCGACCCCGACCAACCTCGTCGCCATCGCGCGCACTGTGGCGCAAGTCTGGCGGCAGGACACGATCGCCCGCGAGGCGATCGAGATCGGCAAGGCCGGTGCGGAATTGTATGATCGCCTCGCCGTGGCCGCCGAACACCTCAAGCGTGTTGGTGGGGGCCTCGAAACCGCGGTCAACAACTACAACAAGTTCGTCGGCAGCTTCGAACGCAACGTCCTGACCTCGGGCCGACGCCTCGCCGACAAGGGTATCGAAATCGGCAAGCGCGAGATCGAGGAAATCCCGCTGGTGGAGAATGCGCCGCGCTATACCGGTAATGATCTGCTCGACGATGGCAGCAAGGAAGTTGCGGAGTAA
- a CDS encoding peptide deformylase, which yields MAIREILEVPDPRLKTVSEPVTAFDDELKELVSDMFETMYAAPGIGLAAIQVGVPKRVLVIDLQPDDLDAEPEECDHGGHHHHHYPTKKEPRVFVNPEILDPAEELATYQEGCLSVPEIFADVDRPATCRVRYQDLEGETHEEDMEGLMATCIQHEMDHLEGILFIDHLSRLKRNMALKKLKKMREYA from the coding sequence ATGGCTATCCGTGAAATCCTCGAAGTGCCGGATCCCCGGCTCAAGACCGTATCCGAACCCGTCACCGCGTTTGACGACGAGCTGAAAGAGCTCGTCTCGGATATGTTCGAGACCATGTATGCCGCGCCCGGCATCGGCCTGGCCGCGATCCAGGTCGGCGTGCCCAAGCGCGTGCTGGTGATCGATCTCCAGCCCGACGATCTCGATGCAGAGCCCGAGGAATGCGATCACGGCGGGCACCATCACCATCACTATCCGACGAAGAAGGAACCGCGGGTCTTCGTGAACCCCGAGATCCTCGACCCGGCAGAGGAACTGGCGACCTACCAGGAAGGCTGCCTCTCGGTCCCCGAGATCTTCGCCGACGTCGATCGTCCGGCCACCTGCCGCGTGCGTTACCAGGATCTCGAAGGCGAGACCCACGAAGAGGACATGGAAGGCCTGATGGCCACCTGCATCCAGCACGAGATGGACCACCTCGAAGGGATCCTGTTCATCGACCACCTCAGCCGGCTGAAGCGCAACATGGCGCTGAAGAAGCTGAAGAAGATGCGCGAATACGCGTAG
- the recR gene encoding recombination mediator RecR: MASQEIETLAAALAKLPGLGPRSARRAVLWLVKRRETALPALLDALATVGEALVECEVCGNVDTRNPCAICADPRRDSKSLCVVEDVADLWALDRAKLFTGKYHVLGGKLSALDGVRPEDLNIAALLARIEEGGVDEVVLAMNATLEGQTTAHYLAERLEAYPLRITQLAHGLPVGGELDYLDEGTLAQALRARRPVG; the protein is encoded by the coding sequence ATGGCATCGCAAGAGATCGAAACCCTCGCAGCCGCGCTGGCGAAGCTTCCCGGCCTGGGTCCGCGCAGCGCACGGCGCGCCGTACTGTGGCTGGTCAAGCGCCGCGAAACCGCATTGCCCGCGCTGCTCGACGCGCTCGCCACCGTCGGCGAAGCGTTGGTCGAATGCGAGGTCTGCGGGAATGTCGACACCCGCAATCCCTGCGCGATCTGCGCCGACCCCCGCCGCGACAGCAAGAGCCTCTGCGTGGTCGAGGATGTCGCCGACCTGTGGGCGCTGGACCGGGCCAAGCTGTTTACCGGCAAATACCACGTCCTCGGCGGGAAGCTCTCCGCGCTCGACGGCGTGCGACCCGAAGATCTCAACATCGCTGCGCTGCTGGCGCGGATCGAGGAGGGCGGGGTGGACGAAGTCGTCCTGGCCATGAACGCTACCTTGGAAGGGCAGACCACGGCGCATTACCTCGCCGAGCGGCTCGAGGCCTATCCTCTGCGCATCACCCAGCTCGCACACGGCTTGCCTGTGGGCGGAGAGCTCGATTACCTCGACGAGGGGACGCTGGCACAGGCGCTGCGGGCGCGGAGGCCGGTGGGTTAG
- the fmt gene encoding methionyl-tRNA formyltransferase — MRIIFMGTPDFAVPTLQALVDAAHEVVCVYTQPPRPGGRRGRELTPTPVHQRAADLGIEVRHPKSLKSAEEQAAFAALDADVAVVAAYGLILPQPVLDAPKHGCLNVHASILPRWRGAAPIHRAVMAGDPVTGVTIMQMEAGLDTGPMLATARTPIDDKTTGELTEELAEIGAQLMVGTLIDLAALHPMRQDDAEATYAAKIDKTEARIDWSKPAVEIERLVRGLAPFPGAWFELDGDRVKLLRAELAEGSGAPGQVLDDRLAIACGGGAIRPVRLQRAGKPAMDLDTFLRGNRVPAGTVLK; from the coding sequence ATGCGCATAATCTTCATGGGAACGCCCGATTTCGCGGTGCCGACGCTGCAGGCGCTGGTCGACGCGGCGCATGAGGTGGTCTGTGTCTACACCCAACCGCCGCGCCCGGGCGGACGGCGCGGGCGCGAATTGACACCCACCCCGGTGCACCAGCGCGCCGCGGACCTGGGGATCGAGGTCCGTCACCCGAAATCGCTCAAATCGGCCGAGGAGCAGGCGGCCTTCGCCGCGCTCGATGCGGACGTGGCCGTGGTCGCAGCCTATGGCCTGATCCTGCCGCAACCGGTGCTCGATGCGCCGAAGCACGGCTGCCTCAACGTCCACGCCTCGATCCTGCCGCGCTGGCGCGGGGCCGCGCCGATCCATCGCGCGGTAATGGCGGGCGACCCGGTGACGGGCGTCACGATCATGCAGATGGAAGCGGGTCTCGACACCGGCCCGATGCTCGCCACTGCGCGCACGCCGATCGACGACAAGACCACCGGCGAACTGACCGAGGAGTTGGCCGAGATCGGCGCTCAATTGATGGTCGGCACGCTGATCGACCTCGCCGCCCTGCATCCGATGCGACAGGACGACGCCGAGGCGACCTATGCCGCCAAGATCGACAAGACCGAGGCGCGCATCGACTGGTCGAAGCCCGCCGTAGAGATCGAACGCCTGGTGCGGGGCCTTGCCCCCTTCCCCGGCGCCTGGTTCGAACTCGACGGAGACCGCGTCAAGCTATTGCGGGCGGAGCTGGCCGAAGGATCGGGCGCGCCCGGCCAAGTGCTCGATGACCGGCTGGCAATCGCTTGCGGCGGCGGTGCGATCCGGCCGGTACGCCTGCAGCGCGCGGGGAAGCCGGCGATGGATCTCGACACCTTCCTTCGCGGTAATCGGGTTCCCGCGGGCACGGTGCTGAAGTGA
- the truA gene encoding tRNA pseudouridine(38-40) synthase TruA — MTRFALTLEFDGTPFFGLQRQADGPSVQQAVEEAAFRVTGEETRLHSAGRTDTGVHALAMRSHLDIQKDIEPFRLMEALNAHLRPDPIAVTACEVVPDDWHARFSCIGRAYVYRIANRRAPLTLDRDRAWQLGTPLDHEAMHRAAQSLVGLHDFTTFRSAHCQAESPVKTLDRLDVEREGKEVRIHAEARSFLHHQVRSMVGCLALVGMGRWRVEQVAEALQACDRQALGLNAPSCGLYFVRALYPDAG; from the coding sequence ATGACCCGCTTCGCACTCACTCTCGAATTCGACGGGACGCCGTTCTTCGGGCTCCAGCGGCAGGCCGATGGGCCGAGCGTGCAGCAAGCGGTGGAGGAAGCCGCGTTCCGCGTGACCGGCGAGGAGACACGCCTGCACAGTGCGGGCCGCACCGATACCGGTGTCCATGCGCTGGCGATGCGCAGCCACCTCGACATCCAGAAGGACATCGAGCCGTTTCGCCTGATGGAAGCGCTCAACGCGCATCTGCGGCCCGATCCGATCGCGGTGACTGCGTGCGAGGTCGTGCCCGATGACTGGCACGCGCGCTTTTCCTGTATCGGCCGCGCCTATGTCTATCGCATCGCCAACCGCCGTGCGCCGCTAACGCTCGACCGCGATAGGGCGTGGCAACTCGGCACCCCGCTCGACCATGAAGCGATGCATCGCGCCGCGCAGTCGCTCGTCGGCCTGCACGATTTCACCACCTTCCGTTCCGCGCATTGCCAGGCCGAAAGCCCGGTCAAGACGCTCGACCGGCTCGACGTGGAACGCGAAGGCAAGGAAGTCCGCATCCACGCCGAAGCGCGCAGTTTCCTGCACCACCAGGTGCGCAGCATGGTTGGTTGCCTTGCGCTCGTCGGCATGGGCCGCTGGCGGGTGGAGCAGGTGGCCGAGGCGCTGCAAGCGTGCGATCGACAGGCGCTCGGGCTCAACGCGCCCTCCTGCGGGCTGTACTTCGTGCGCGCGCTCTATCCGGACGCCGGTTGA
- a CDS encoding zinc-binding dehydrogenase produces the protein MPTTGKQLFTTLESDGTLTVEIASREFPDPTGNQVLVKMEAAPINPSDLAILTGAADFENATYSPGKVVAKMPEPFNSGQKARHGQRLPAGNEGAGTVIATGDSDMAKALMGQRVACVPGNAYSQYAIADAAMCLPLGDHSAEDGASSFVNPMTALGFAENAKMDGQKAILHTVGASNLGQMLVKICQEDGLGLVNIVRKQDQVDLLKGLGATHVVNSSDGDFMAQLKAAIDETDAFYGFDPIGGGTMVDTCFKAMEQVAVSKMTEYSRYGSNQAKRMFIYGRLDFGPTTLTPSYGFGWTLSGWLLTPFLATAGMETVMRMRKRVLDNLTTTFASSYKTRVDLEGMLTKDAILDYRQMKTGEKYLVLPNG, from the coding sequence ATGCCCACTACCGGCAAGCAGCTTTTCACTACTCTTGAAAGCGACGGTACGCTCACGGTCGAGATCGCGAGCCGCGAATTCCCCGATCCCACCGGAAACCAGGTGCTGGTCAAGATGGAAGCCGCGCCGATCAACCCCAGCGACCTCGCCATCCTGACCGGCGCGGCCGATTTCGAGAACGCGACCTATTCCCCCGGCAAGGTCGTCGCCAAGATGCCCGAGCCGTTCAACAGCGGCCAAAAGGCCCGCCACGGCCAGCGCCTGCCCGCGGGCAATGAAGGCGCAGGCACCGTCATCGCCACTGGCGACAGTGACATGGCCAAGGCGCTGATGGGCCAGCGCGTCGCCTGCGTTCCGGGCAACGCCTACAGCCAATATGCGATCGCCGATGCCGCCATGTGCCTGCCGCTGGGCGATCACAGCGCCGAGGACGGCGCGTCGAGCTTCGTCAACCCGATGACCGCGCTGGGCTTTGCCGAGAACGCCAAGATGGATGGCCAGAAGGCGATCCTGCACACGGTCGGCGCCTCGAATCTGGGGCAGATGCTGGTCAAGATCTGCCAGGAAGACGGTCTTGGCCTCGTCAACATCGTCCGCAAGCAAGACCAGGTCGACCTGCTCAAGGGCCTTGGCGCGACGCATGTGGTGAATTCGTCGGACGGCGATTTCATGGCCCAGCTCAAGGCGGCCATCGACGAGACCGATGCCTTCTATGGCTTCGACCCGATCGGCGGCGGCACCATGGTGGACACCTGCTTCAAGGCGATGGAACAGGTCGCGGTGTCGAAGATGACCGAATATTCGCGCTACGGCTCGAACCAGGCGAAGCGCATGTTCATCTACGGCCGGCTCGACTTCGGGCCGACCACGCTGACCCCGTCCTATGGCTTTGGCTGGACGCTGTCGGGCTGGCTGCTGACGCCGTTCCTCGCGACTGCCGGCATGGAAACGGTGATGCGGATGCGCAAGCGCGTGCTCGACAACCTCACCACGACCTTCGCCAGCAGCTACAAGACGCGCGTCGATCTGGAAGGCATGCTGACCAAGGATGCGATCCTCGATTATCGCCAGATGAAGACCGGCGAAAAGTACCTCGTCCTGCCGAACGGCTAA
- a CDS encoding asparaginase yields MTTAKIRVLATGGTIAGSAGSALQRGYAPGQIGIDAMMASVAELGLDAELDGIDIAAVGSQDIGWRDWQALHREIAAATSDDGISGIIVTHGTDTAEETALLLDLTHPATKPVVLVGAMRPADAVGSDGMRNFANAVRVAGDHMAAGRGVLVVMGDSIFAAIDVRKAATSSIDAFRGFPRGALGMVTPLTLDWFGPPDRPGAAARFAWPDALPHVEVVYAHAGMDAGLVEGALSRGARGIVLAGMGQGNAPTTVLDALEAAVKRGALVVRASRVDEGSVDRNLEVDDDARGFVASRSHNPQKARILAQLLVASGITDPLAAQAHFDRR; encoded by the coding sequence ATGACGACAGCGAAAATTAGGGTCCTCGCCACCGGTGGGACGATTGCGGGCAGTGCCGGATCGGCGCTGCAGCGCGGCTATGCGCCGGGCCAGATCGGGATCGATGCGATGATGGCGTCGGTGGCCGAGCTCGGGCTGGATGCCGAGCTCGACGGCATCGATATTGCTGCGGTCGGATCGCAGGACATCGGCTGGCGCGATTGGCAGGCGCTGCATCGCGAGATTGCTGCGGCCACGTCGGATGATGGCATTTCCGGCATTATCGTCACGCATGGCACCGACACCGCCGAAGAAACCGCGCTGCTGCTCGATTTGACCCACCCGGCCACCAAGCCGGTGGTACTGGTCGGCGCGATGCGTCCGGCCGATGCCGTGGGCAGCGACGGGATGCGCAACTTCGCCAACGCCGTGCGGGTCGCCGGCGACCACATGGCCGCCGGCCGCGGCGTGCTGGTGGTGATGGGCGACTCGATCTTCGCCGCAATCGATGTCCGCAAGGCGGCGACCAGCAGTATCGACGCCTTCCGCGGATTTCCGCGCGGGGCGCTGGGCATGGTCACTCCGCTGACGCTCGACTGGTTCGGGCCGCCCGATCGGCCGGGCGCCGCCGCGCGCTTCGCCTGGCCCGATGCACTACCGCACGTCGAAGTGGTCTATGCCCACGCGGGAATGGATGCCGGGTTGGTCGAAGGGGCGCTGTCCCGCGGCGCGCGCGGGATCGTGCTGGCGGGCATGGGGCAGGGCAACGCGCCTACGACCGTGCTCGATGCGCTCGAGGCGGCCGTGAAGCGGGGCGCGCTGGTCGTCCGCGCAAGTCGGGTCGATGAAGGGTCAGTCGATCGCAACCTCGAGGTGGACGACGATGCGCGCGGCTTCGTCGCTTCGCGTTCGCACAACCCGCAGAAGGCGCGAATCCTCGCGCAATTGCTGGTCGCGAGCGGGATTACGGACCCGCTCGCGGCGCAGGCGCATTTCGACCGGCGTTAG
- a CDS encoding FAD-dependent oxidoreductase, translating into MAGCGPAGLAAALLLQRDGHRVTLYERFETPRPLGSGLMLQPSGVAVLDRLGLAETVAQRGARIDALLGIEEHGRIALDAPYAKLGVANAFGVGIHRASLFSVLYDATLAQGIEIRTGHEVVTSRSNEHGRCLVFSDDTQSDTHDLIVDASGWASRIEEGEQRGLLPFGALWASIPVTTDDPHARNLLEQRYRRASQMVGVLPIGSRAEGSSQEVAFFWSLRRDDHAQWRKRPLGDWKDEVRRLWPQVEFLLDRLSSHDDLTFARYAHRTARKAHGDRLVRIGDAWHSASPQLGQGANMALLDAWALATGLREGRSVAEGIRLTTRWRREHVALYQFVTAAFTPMFQSDLALWPWLRDRMMAPLSRLGPVARIQAQLMSGLFGWPLQSLGLDLPDYSAIASSMAARASSPAQSNSPVTRQTSCPAAS; encoded by the coding sequence ATCGCGGGATGCGGACCTGCCGGCCTGGCTGCGGCCCTGCTGCTCCAGCGCGATGGCCATCGGGTCACCCTCTACGAGCGATTCGAAACGCCCAGGCCGCTCGGTTCGGGGCTCATGCTGCAACCGTCGGGCGTGGCGGTGTTGGACAGGCTGGGCCTCGCCGAAACAGTCGCCCAGCGCGGCGCCCGAATCGACGCACTGCTGGGGATTGAGGAACATGGGCGCATCGCACTCGACGCGCCCTACGCAAAACTTGGCGTAGCGAACGCCTTTGGTGTCGGCATTCACCGGGCAAGCCTGTTCAGCGTGCTTTACGACGCCACGCTTGCCCAGGGCATCGAAATCCGGACGGGTCACGAGGTCGTGACGAGCCGTTCCAACGAGCATGGTCGATGTCTTGTCTTCTCCGACGACACGCAGTCGGACACGCATGACCTGATCGTCGATGCCAGCGGGTGGGCTTCCAGAATCGAAGAGGGCGAACAGCGCGGCCTGCTGCCTTTCGGCGCCTTATGGGCCAGCATTCCAGTCACGACCGATGATCCGCATGCGCGCAACCTGCTCGAACAACGCTATCGGCGCGCATCGCAGATGGTCGGCGTGCTGCCGATCGGGTCGCGTGCCGAAGGATCCTCACAGGAAGTCGCCTTCTTCTGGTCGCTGCGCCGGGACGACCATGCCCAATGGCGCAAGAGGCCGCTCGGAGATTGGAAGGACGAGGTCCGCAGGCTGTGGCCTCAGGTCGAGTTCCTGCTCGACCGGCTTTCCTCACACGACGATCTGACCTTTGCCCGCTACGCACACCGCACCGCCCGAAAGGCCCACGGCGACCGCCTGGTTCGCATCGGCGATGCCTGGCACTCGGCCAGCCCCCAATTGGGCCAGGGCGCGAATATGGCTCTGCTCGATGCCTGGGCGTTGGCCACCGGTCTGCGCGAAGGCCGCTCGGTGGCAGAAGGCATTCGCCTCACCACTCGCTGGCGGCGCGAACATGTCGCGCTCTACCAGTTCGTCACCGCCGCCTTCACACCGATGTTCCAGTCCGACCTAGCCCTCTGGCCATGGCTGCGAGACCGAATGATGGCGCCGCTGTCGCGCCTTGGCCCGGTGGCGCGAATCCAGGCGCAGCTGATGAGCGGATTGTTCGGCTGGCCCCTGCAATCGCTGGGGCTCGACCTGCCAGACTATTCCGCAATCGCCTCATCGATGGCCGCACGGGCTTCCTCGCCCGCCCAGTCGAACTCACCGGTAACCCGCCAGACTTCCTGCCCTGCGGCGTCATAG
- a CDS encoding TlpA family protein disulfide reductase, producing MLLEPLLSRFSLTLAIFLGLSLAACDRGAPDAAQESSTKAAATGEIDRSQAGMLMPTASLTDPDGQQLNLGALQGQPVLLNLWATWCAPCVKEMPQLDALAAEYGERLRVVTVSQDMQGAEKVVPFFATGGFKQLEPWLDPEAELGFALGGAVLPTTVLYDAAGQEVWRVTGEFDWAGEEARAAIDEAIAE from the coding sequence ATGCTATTGGAACCGCTATTGTCCCGTTTTTCGCTCACGCTCGCAATCTTCCTCGGCCTGTCGCTCGCCGCATGCGATAGGGGCGCACCGGACGCGGCGCAAGAAAGCAGCACTAAGGCCGCCGCAACCGGAGAGATCGATCGCAGCCAGGCCGGCATGCTGATGCCGACTGCCAGCCTGACCGATCCCGATGGGCAACAGCTCAATCTCGGAGCCCTGCAGGGGCAGCCGGTACTGCTCAACCTGTGGGCGACCTGGTGCGCACCCTGTGTCAAGGAAATGCCACAGCTCGATGCGCTCGCGGCGGAATATGGCGAGCGACTGCGCGTCGTGACAGTGAGCCAGGACATGCAGGGGGCGGAGAAGGTCGTGCCGTTCTTTGCCACCGGCGGCTTCAAGCAGCTCGAGCCCTGGCTCGATCCCGAGGCGGAGCTCGGCTTCGCGCTGGGCGGCGCGGTACTGCCGACGACCGTGCTCTATGACGCCGCAGGGCAGGAAGTCTGGCGGGTTACCGGTGAGTTCGACTGGGCGGGCGAGGAAGCCCGTGCGGCCATCGATGAGGCGATTGCGGAATAG
- the argH gene encoding argininosuccinate lyase: MWGGRFAEGPSAIMREINASIPFDKALWRQDIAASKAHVAMLGAQGIVSAEDARRIAEGLDLVAAEYERDGVPEDWDLEDIHMTTESRLAELIGAAAGRLHTARSRNDQVATDFRLWVRDAMDQADAGLEALQRALVTRAGEHAASIMPGFTHLQTAQPVTLGHHLMAYYEMIRRDRSRFADARARMNESPLGSAALAGTGFPIDREATTAALGFDRPTRNSLDAVSDRDFALDYLMAASQCALHLSRLAEEFIIWASQPFGFVKLPDSLSTGSSIMPQKKNPDAAELVRGHAGRVIGCATALMITMKGLPLAYSKDMQDDKPPVFEAASLLALSIAAMTGMVADTTFVTARMRQAAELGYATATDLADWLVREADVPFREAHHITGAAVKRAEADGVALDQLPLNVLQEIDSRIDERVYTALSVDASVASRSSYGGTAPKEVEARVAEARKALGMDV, translated from the coding sequence ATGTGGGGCGGCAGGTTTGCCGAGGGCCCTAGCGCGATCATGCGCGAAATCAACGCCTCGATCCCCTTCGACAAGGCGTTGTGGCGGCAGGACATTGCCGCGTCCAAGGCGCATGTCGCGATGTTGGGTGCGCAGGGCATCGTCAGCGCCGAGGACGCCAGGCGCATCGCCGAAGGCCTCGATCTTGTCGCCGCGGAATATGAGCGTGACGGGGTGCCCGAGGACTGGGATCTCGAAGACATTCACATGACGACCGAGAGCCGTCTGGCCGAACTGATCGGTGCCGCGGCCGGGCGGTTGCACACTGCGCGTAGCCGCAACGACCAGGTGGCGACCGATTTCCGCCTGTGGGTGCGCGATGCGATGGACCAAGCCGATGCCGGGCTCGAAGCGCTGCAGCGCGCGCTGGTCACCCGCGCCGGCGAACACGCAGCCAGCATCATGCCCGGCTTCACCCATTTGCAGACCGCCCAGCCGGTCACGCTTGGCCACCATCTGATGGCCTATTACGAGATGATCCGGCGGGATCGCAGCCGCTTCGCCGATGCGCGTGCACGGATGAACGAAAGTCCGCTCGGCAGCGCCGCGCTGGCAGGAACCGGCTTCCCGATCGATCGGGAGGCGACTACCGCGGCGCTCGGCTTCGATCGCCCCACGCGCAACAGCCTCGATGCGGTGTCCGACCGCGACTTCGCGCTCGATTACCTGATGGCGGCGAGCCAATGTGCGCTCCACCTCAGCCGACTGGCGGAAGAATTCATCATCTGGGCCAGCCAGCCTTTCGGCTTCGTCAAGCTGCCCGACAGCCTATCGACCGGCAGCTCGATCATGCCGCAGAAGAAGAACCCCGACGCCGCCGAACTGGTGCGTGGTCATGCCGGCCGGGTGATCGGCTGCGCAACCGCGCTGATGATCACCATGAAAGGCCTGCCGCTTGCCTATTCGAAGGACATGCAGGATGACAAGCCGCCGGTCTTCGAAGCGGCAAGCCTGCTGGCGCTGAGCATTGCGGCGATGACCGGAATGGTGGCCGATACGACGTTCGTCACCGCACGCATGCGACAGGCGGCAGAGCTGGGCTATGCCACTGCCACCGACCTGGCGGACTGGCTGGTGCGCGAAGCCGACGTCCCCTTCCGCGAGGCGCACCATATCACCGGTGCCGCAGTGAAGCGGGCCGAGGCGGACGGCGTGGCGCTCGACCAGCTGCCGCTCAACGTCCTGCAGGAAATCGACTCGCGGATCGACGAGCGAGTCTATACGGCGCTGTCGGTCGATGCTTCGGTTGCTTCGCGTTCTTCCTATGGCGGGACGGCACCCAAGGAAGTAGAGGCGCGGGTCGCAGAGGCGCGCAAGGCGCTGGGAATGGATGTTTGA